A window from Rhodoligotrophos appendicifer encodes these proteins:
- a CDS encoding NAD(P)/FAD-dependent oxidoreductase: MSEKIGVTPYDVAVLGAGIVGISTALAAVRRGRRVVVIDRREPGRETSYGNAGVISSGSSLPENQPALLKNLFGYMRNQNPGLRYDMGHVLRSLRWTLGFLAHATEASTQRRTAALHALIQPSCKLHRKWLVEAGMSHRLRETGWLKLWRTGGSEDLRFEQALLTSLGVRTEVLDRQSISALEPDITPIFAEGLLHADTGSVDSPGKVVAAYAAMLAAEGGEIRSASVDRLEHRGDQWRIHTDAGTLSSTHVVVALGPWSADLLATLGYRLPLNFERGYHREFRMDQGRKLRRPILDVSGGYVATPMENGVRITSGVELAHRDSVSNFGQLENAIAKAETFLPLGQPVDIAWRGARPTFPDSMPAIGRAPRHSGLWMAFGHQHIGFTTGPATGEAIAAMIAADTPPFDVKPFDPARF; the protein is encoded by the coding sequence ATGTCTGAAAAGATCGGTGTAACGCCATACGATGTCGCCGTGCTGGGCGCCGGCATAGTCGGCATCTCGACGGCGCTCGCTGCGGTTCGCCGCGGCAGGCGGGTCGTCGTGATCGACCGCCGCGAACCGGGCCGCGAGACGTCCTATGGAAATGCAGGCGTCATCAGCTCCGGCAGCTCTCTACCGGAAAATCAGCCCGCGCTTCTGAAAAATCTCTTCGGATATATGAGGAATCAGAACCCTGGATTGCGCTATGACATGGGCCACGTACTCCGCAGCCTGAGATGGACCCTGGGGTTCCTGGCGCACGCGACGGAGGCCAGCACTCAACGGCGCACGGCCGCCCTCCATGCTCTGATCCAGCCCTCCTGCAAGCTGCATCGTAAATGGCTCGTTGAGGCCGGCATGTCCCATCGTCTGCGCGAGACGGGATGGCTGAAATTGTGGCGCACGGGGGGCTCGGAGGATCTGCGCTTTGAGCAGGCTCTGCTCACCAGCCTCGGCGTGCGAACGGAAGTTCTGGATCGCCAGTCGATCTCCGCCCTCGAGCCCGACATCACGCCCATCTTCGCGGAGGGCCTTCTGCACGCGGACACGGGCTCCGTCGATTCCCCCGGCAAGGTGGTGGCCGCCTATGCCGCAATGCTGGCCGCCGAAGGGGGCGAGATCCGCAGCGCTTCTGTCGACCGGCTCGAGCACCGGGGCGATCAGTGGCGCATTCACACCGATGCCGGCACCCTCTCCTCGACGCATGTGGTCGTCGCCTTGGGCCCCTGGTCCGCAGACCTTCTCGCCACCCTCGGCTATCGACTGCCGTTGAACTTCGAACGCGGCTATCATCGCGAATTCCGCATGGACCAGGGCCGAAAACTACGCCGCCCGATCCTGGATGTGTCCGGCGGCTACGTGGCCACCCCCATGGAGAATGGCGTCCGCATCACCAGCGGCGTGGAGCTGGCGCACCGGGATTCGGTCTCGAATTTCGGTCAGCTGGAGAACGCGATCGCCAAGGCCGAGACCTTTCTTCCGCTTGGCCAGCCGGTGGACATCGCGTGGCGCGGGGCGCGGCCGACCTTCCCCGACAGCATGCCGGCGATAGGTCGCGCCCCAAGGCATTCCGGCCTCTGGATGGCGTTCGGACACCAGCATATCGGGTTCACCACGGGTCCGGCGACCGGCGAGGCGATCGCCGCCATGATTGCGGCCGACACCCCGCCCTTTGACGTTAAGCCGTTCGACCCTGCGCGCTTTTGA
- a CDS encoding aconitase X, giving the protein MSDNSILGDCLVPGTAAGAVLYSSVGLSFMGGVSPTTGIITDTHHPLRGESVCGRILAIPSGRGSCGGSVVIFELLMNGHAPGALIIQHRETILTLGVIIALELFAKGIPIIRLDAAGFAALAEAEHAEVRDGTVTLSGKASPTSEACAHLPELDLSRFHLSPGDLRFLAGDFGEAQRIAMQIIIRTAQLEGADRLVDVDMAHIDGCFYQGPASLQFARKLCQLGGRARVPSTMNALCVDRRQWRDLGVSDAIGTPSDDLADAYVEMGVRPTYTCAPYLLDSPPVFGQQIAWGESNAVVFANSVIGARTMKYPDYLDILVAMTGRAPDADCHRDGPRLATVRIDVICPRQPDDAFYPALGYLIGKIATNEVPVVCGLEHLPVTHDDLKAFGAAFATTSAAPMFHVLAITPEANSLEQAVGPDGPTRSVTVTLHDLGETWLELNTAETPEVGLVSLGNPHFSLTECERLAHLCDGRAKSDQVSVIVTCGRDVYAKADAAGYVERITAFGGRFMTDTCWCLIGEPIVAPDITNIMTNSGKYAHYGPAAVNKGFHFGSLETCVDAACSGGVKSGLPGWLTV; this is encoded by the coding sequence ATGTCGGACAACTCCATCCTCGGGGACTGCCTCGTGCCGGGCACAGCTGCCGGCGCGGTGCTCTATTCCAGCGTGGGACTGAGTTTCATGGGCGGCGTAAGCCCGACGACGGGGATCATCACCGACACCCACCATCCGCTGCGCGGCGAAAGCGTCTGCGGCAGGATCCTCGCCATCCCCAGCGGACGCGGGTCCTGCGGCGGCAGCGTGGTCATCTTCGAGCTGCTCATGAACGGCCATGCTCCAGGCGCACTCATCATTCAGCACCGGGAGACGATCCTCACGCTGGGCGTCATCATCGCGCTGGAGCTGTTCGCGAAGGGGATCCCGATCATCCGCCTGGATGCCGCGGGTTTCGCGGCGCTCGCCGAGGCGGAGCACGCCGAGGTGCGTGACGGAACGGTGACCCTGTCCGGCAAGGCGTCGCCGACATCCGAGGCCTGCGCACATTTGCCGGAACTCGATCTCAGCCGTTTCCACCTCAGTCCTGGCGACCTCCGCTTTTTGGCGGGTGACTTCGGCGAAGCGCAGCGGATCGCCATGCAGATCATTATTCGAACCGCCCAGCTCGAAGGCGCTGACCGCCTCGTCGATGTGGACATGGCACACATCGATGGCTGTTTTTATCAGGGCCCTGCAAGTCTCCAATTTGCACGGAAGCTGTGCCAGCTTGGCGGCCGTGCGCGCGTGCCCTCCACGATGAATGCCCTCTGTGTCGATCGACGGCAATGGCGTGATCTGGGCGTGTCCGACGCGATCGGTACGCCATCGGACGATCTCGCGGATGCCTATGTGGAGATGGGAGTAAGGCCCACCTACACCTGCGCACCCTATCTCCTCGACAGCCCGCCTGTCTTCGGCCAGCAGATCGCCTGGGGGGAATCAAACGCTGTGGTTTTCGCCAACTCCGTGATCGGAGCGCGGACCATGAAATATCCCGACTATCTCGATATTCTGGTCGCCATGACGGGTCGGGCGCCCGACGCGGATTGCCATCGCGATGGGCCGCGCCTGGCTACGGTGAGAATTGACGTGATCTGTCCACGGCAGCCGGACGATGCCTTCTACCCCGCCCTAGGCTATCTCATTGGGAAAATTGCCACCAACGAGGTTCCGGTGGTCTGCGGCCTGGAGCATCTGCCGGTGACCCATGATGATCTCAAGGCGTTCGGGGCCGCCTTTGCGACCACCTCCGCCGCCCCCATGTTCCACGTCCTGGCCATCACCCCCGAAGCGAATTCACTTGAACAAGCTGTAGGGCCGGACGGCCCAACCCGCAGCGTGACTGTCACCCTGCACGACCTGGGCGAAACTTGGCTCGAGCTCAACACCGCGGAAACCCCTGAGGTCGGTCTCGTATCATTGGGCAATCCACACTTTTCGCTGACGGAGTGTGAGCGTCTTGCCCATCTCTGCGACGGCCGGGCGAAGTCCGATCAGGTCAGCGTGATCGTCACCTGCGGTCGCGACGTCTACGCGAAGGCCGACGCTGCCGGCTATGTCGAGCGCATCACCGCATTCGGCGGAAGATTCATGACCGATACCTGTTGGTGTCTCATCGGCGAACCCATCGTTGCTCCGGACATCACAAACATCATGACCAATTCCGGAAAATACGCTCACTACGGGCCGGCCGCGGTCAATAAGGGATTCCACTTTGGCTCCCTCGAAACCTGCGTCGACGCAGCCTGCAGCGGCGGGGTGAAGAGCGGGCTTCCGGGGTGGCTTACAGTGTGA